In Streptomyces hawaiiensis, one genomic interval encodes:
- the hrpA gene encoding ATP-dependent RNA helicase HrpA — protein MSTHPAPALGALAPRLTELSLRDAHRLGRRLEGARKIRKPEVRAAVLAEIEAEVGRAEERMAGRRALVPEVTYPEQLPVSQKKDAIADAIRDHQVVIVAGETGSGKTTQIPKICLELGRGVRGMIGHTQPRRIAARTVAERVAEELDTPLGAAVGWKVRFTDQVDPDATFVKLMTDGILLAEVQTDRELRAYDTIIIDEAHERSLNIDFLLGYLAQLLPKRPDLKVVITSATIDPERFSRHFGDAPIVEVSGRTYPVEVRYRPLLEEDGDDADRDQITAITDAVEELQGEGKGDILVFLSGEREIRDTADALTKKNYRFTEVLPLYARLSHAEQHRVFQPHTGRRIVLATNVAETSLTVPGIKYVIDPGFARISRYSHRTKVQRLPIEPVSQASANQRKGRCGRTSDGICIRLYSEDDFDARPEFTDAEILRTNLASVILQMTAAGLGDIEKFPFIDPPDHRNIRDGVQLLQELNALDPAQKDPRKRLTDTGRKLAQLPVDPRLARMVLEADRNGCAREVMVIAAALSIQDPRERPADKQAQADQQHARFKDETSDFLAYLNLWRYIREQQKERGSSSFRRMCKQEYLNFLRIREWQDIYTQLRTVAKQMGIHLNEDDAPADRIHLSLLAGLLSHIGMKDVKEGAKNEYLGARSAKFAVFPGSALFKKPPRFVMSAELVETSRLWARVNARIEPEWVEPLAAHLVKRTYSEPHWEKDQAAVMAYEKVTLYGVPIVAQRKVNYGRIDPEVSRELFIRNALVEGDWRTHHKFFSDNRRLLTEVEELEHRARRRDILVDDETLYDFYEQRIPEHVVSGAHFDSWWKHKRHEQPDFLDFEREMLINEKAGEVSKADYPDSWRQGNLKFRVTYQFEPGADADGVTVHVPLQVLNQVRDEGFDWQIPGLREELVTELIRSLPKPIRRHYVPAPNFAKAFLDRSVPLQEPLTATMTRELRLMVGVPFEADDFDLSKVPDHLKVTFRIVDERRRKLAEDKDLEALKLALRPKARQALSQAAAATAERSGGESLERTGLTDWTIGSLTRVFETRRAGQPVKAYPALVDDGDTVSVRLFDTEAEQAQAMWKGTRRLILRNIPVNPAKFASDRLTNAQKLALSANPHGSVQGLFDDCAMAAADKLIGDFGGPAWDEESYRKLYDKVRAEIVDTTVRTVGQVQQVLAAWQACERRLKGVRSTVLLPNLQDVRGQLDALVKPGFVTEAGLRRMPDLMRYLVAADRRLQQMATNVQRDTTRMQKVHEMQDEYAWLLEQLPQGRPVPSSVLDIRWMIEELRVSYFAHALGTAYPVSDKRIVKAIDAAAP, from the coding sequence ATGTCTACGCACCCCGCCCCCGCCCTCGGCGCCCTCGCCCCCCGCCTGACCGAGCTGTCCCTGCGCGATGCGCACCGGCTTGGGCGCAGGCTCGAAGGTGCGCGCAAGATCCGTAAGCCGGAGGTCCGGGCCGCCGTGCTCGCCGAGATCGAGGCGGAGGTCGGCAGGGCCGAGGAACGGATGGCCGGGCGGCGTGCCCTCGTGCCCGAGGTCACGTACCCCGAGCAGTTGCCGGTCAGCCAGAAGAAGGACGCGATCGCCGACGCCATCCGCGATCACCAGGTCGTGATCGTCGCCGGTGAGACGGGCTCCGGCAAGACGACGCAGATTCCCAAGATCTGCCTGGAGCTCGGGCGCGGCGTACGCGGCATGATCGGGCACACGCAGCCGCGCAGGATCGCCGCCCGTACGGTCGCCGAGCGTGTCGCCGAGGAGCTGGACACCCCGCTCGGCGCGGCCGTCGGCTGGAAGGTCCGCTTCACCGATCAGGTCGATCCGGACGCCACCTTCGTCAAGCTGATGACGGACGGCATTCTGCTCGCCGAGGTCCAGACCGACCGCGAGCTGCGTGCTTACGACACGATCATCATCGATGAGGCCCACGAGCGGTCGCTCAACATCGATTTCCTGCTGGGGTATCTCGCCCAGCTGCTGCCGAAGCGGCCGGACCTGAAGGTCGTCATCACGTCGGCCACGATCGACCCCGAGCGTTTCTCGCGGCATTTCGGTGACGCCCCGATCGTCGAGGTCAGCGGCCGTACGTATCCGGTGGAGGTCCGTTACCGGCCGCTGCTGGAGGAGGACGGCGACGACGCCGACCGCGACCAGATCACCGCGATCACCGATGCCGTGGAGGAGTTGCAGGGGGAGGGCAAGGGGGACATCCTCGTCTTCCTCTCCGGTGAGCGGGAGATCAGGGACACGGCGGACGCGCTCACCAAGAAGAACTACCGCTTCACGGAGGTCCTGCCGCTCTACGCCCGGCTCTCCCATGCGGAGCAGCACCGTGTCTTCCAGCCGCACACCGGTCGCCGGATCGTTCTGGCCACGAATGTCGCCGAGACCTCGCTGACGGTCCCGGGTATCAAGTACGTCATCGATCCCGGCTTCGCCCGGATCTCTCGCTACAGCCACCGCACCAAGGTCCAGCGGCTGCCCATCGAGCCGGTGTCGCAGGCCAGCGCCAACCAGCGCAAGGGCCGCTGCGGGCGTACGTCGGACGGTATCTGCATCCGGCTGTACAGCGAGGACGACTTCGACGCCCGCCCGGAGTTCACGGACGCGGAGATCCTCCGTACGAACCTCGCCTCCGTCATCCTGCAGATGACCGCGGCGGGCCTCGGCGACATCGAGAAGTTCCCCTTCATCGACCCGCCGGACCACCGCAACATCCGCGACGGTGTGCAGCTGCTCCAGGAGCTGAACGCTCTGGATCCGGCGCAGAAGGACCCCCGTAAGCGGCTCACGGACACCGGCCGCAAGCTGGCCCAGCTGCCCGTCGACCCCCGGCTCGCCCGGATGGTGCTGGAGGCGGACAGGAACGGCTGTGCGCGCGAGGTCATGGTCATAGCCGCCGCGCTGTCCATTCAGGATCCGCGTGAGCGCCCGGCCGACAAGCAGGCTCAGGCGGACCAGCAGCACGCTCGTTTCAAGGACGAGACCAGCGATTTCCTGGCGTACCTGAACCTCTGGCGTTACATCCGCGAGCAGCAGAAGGAGCGGGGTTCTTCGTCCTTCCGCCGGATGTGCAAGCAGGAGTACCTGAACTTCCTTCGCATCCGTGAATGGCAGGACATCTACACGCAGTTGCGCACGGTCGCCAAGCAGATGGGCATCCACCTCAACGAGGACGACGCCCCGGCCGACCGTATCCATCTCTCGCTCCTGGCCGGTCTGCTGTCGCACATCGGTATGAAGGACGTGAAGGAAGGCGCGAAGAACGAGTATCTGGGGGCGCGGAGCGCCAAGTTCGCGGTCTTTCCCGGCTCGGCCCTTTTCAAGAAGCCCCCGCGTTTCGTGATGTCCGCCGAGCTCGTCGAGACGTCCCGCCTGTGGGCCCGTGTCAACGCCAGGATCGAGCCCGAGTGGGTCGAGCCCCTCGCCGCGCACCTCGTCAAGCGCACGTACAGCGAGCCGCACTGGGAGAAGGACCAGGCGGCGGTGATGGCGTACGAGAAGGTCACGCTCTACGGCGTGCCGATCGTGGCGCAGCGGAAGGTGAACTACGGGCGGATCGATCCGGAGGTCAGCCGTGAGTTGTTCATCCGGAACGCGCTGGTCGAGGGTGACTGGCGTACGCACCACAAGTTCTTCTCGGACAATCGCCGCCTTCTCACCGAGGTCGAGGAGCTGGAGCATCGGGCCCGGCGCCGGGACATCCTGGTCGACGACGAGACGCTGTACGACTTCTACGAACAGCGGATTCCCGAACACGTCGTTTCCGGGGCGCACTTCGACTCCTGGTGGAAGCACAAGCGGCACGAGCAGCCCGACTTCCTCGATTTCGAGCGCGAGATGCTCATCAACGAGAAGGCGGGTGAGGTCAGCAAGGCCGACTATCCGGACTCCTGGCGTCAGGGGAACTTGAAGTTCCGGGTGACGTACCAGTTCGAGCCGGGCGCGGATGCCGACGGTGTGACCGTCCACGTCCCGCTGCAGGTCCTCAACCAGGTCAGGGACGAGGGTTTCGACTGGCAGATCCCGGGTCTGCGCGAGGAGCTGGTGACGGAGCTGATCCGGTCGCTGCCCAAGCCGATCCGCCGGCATTACGTCCCCGCGCCGAACTTCGCGAAGGCGTTTTTGGACCGGTCCGTCCCTCTCCAGGAGCCCCTCACCGCGACGATGACCCGCGAGTTGCGGCTCATGGTGGGCGTGCCCTTCGAGGCGGACGACTTCGATCTGTCCAAAGTCCCCGACCATCTGAAGGTCACGTTCCGGATCGTCGACGAGCGGCGCCGCAAACTGGCCGAGGACAAGGACCTGGAGGCGCTGAAGCTCGCGCTGCGTCCGAAGGCCCGCCAGGCTCTCTCCCAGGCGGCCGCGGCGACCGCCGAGCGCTCCGGTGGTGAGTCCCTGGAGCGCACGGGCCTGACCGACTGGACGATCGGCAGCCTCACCCGGGTCTTCGAGACCCGTCGGGCCGGCCAGCCGGTCAAGGCTTACCCGGCGCTGGTCGATGACGGCGACACGGTCTCCGTGCGCCTCTTCGACACGGAGGCGGAGCAGGCGCAGGCCATGTGGAAGGGCACGCGTCGGCTGATTCTGCGCAACATCCCGGTCAACCCGGCGAAATTCGCGAGCGATCGCCTGACGAACGCGCAGAAGCTGGCGCTGTCGGCGAATCCGCACGGCTCGGTCCAGGGTCTGTTCGACGACTGCGCGATGGCCGCCGCGGACAAGCTGATCGGGGACTTCGGCGGGCCGGCGTGGGACGAGGAGTCGTACCGCAAGCTGTACGACAAGGTGCGTGCCGAGATCGTCGACACGACCGTCCGTACGGTGGGGCAGGTGCAGCAGGTCCTGGCCGCCTGGCAGGCCTGTGAACGACGTCTGAAGGGGGTACGAAGCACCGTGCTGCTGCCGAACCTCCAGGACGTACGGGGGCAGCTGGA